In Streptomyces capitiformicae, one genomic interval encodes:
- a CDS encoding class I fructose-bisphosphate aldolase family protein has translation MMKTGKPLRLRRLSLTGDDRHLLIPLDHSVSDGPVTAPGQWEELLRALVAGGADGIIVHKGRARALGPELLKGCALVVHLSASTACSLDVDAKVLVGDVEEAVALGADAVSVHVNIGSDTEGRQLADLGAVARSCDRWGMPLIAMVYPRGPRIENPHDPALLAHIVNVAADLGADMVKTSVALPLDRMAEVVAHSPIPVLAAGGPPDGSDLIEYGTAVMASGCRGLAVGRRVFSSPSPAALVSRLAAVVHGGDRGADGISMTSHAPSTPNTPNTHYSTIVAGVA, from the coding sequence ATGATGAAGACTGGCAAGCCATTGCGTTTAAGAAGACTTTCCCTGACCGGCGATGACCGGCACTTGCTCATACCACTCGACCACAGTGTTTCCGATGGCCCGGTGACTGCTCCGGGACAATGGGAAGAGCTGTTGAGAGCGCTGGTGGCGGGCGGGGCCGACGGGATCATCGTCCACAAAGGGCGGGCCCGCGCCCTCGGACCCGAACTCCTCAAGGGCTGCGCACTGGTCGTGCATCTGAGCGCCAGTACGGCCTGTTCCCTCGATGTCGACGCCAAGGTGCTGGTCGGCGATGTCGAGGAGGCGGTGGCGCTCGGCGCGGACGCGGTCAGCGTCCATGTGAACATCGGCTCGGACACCGAGGGGCGGCAGCTCGCCGACCTGGGGGCGGTGGCCCGGTCCTGTGACCGCTGGGGCATGCCGCTGATCGCGATGGTCTACCCGCGCGGGCCCCGCATCGAGAACCCGCACGACCCCGCCCTGCTCGCGCACATCGTGAACGTCGCGGCCGACCTGGGCGCCGACATGGTGAAGACCTCCGTGGCCCTGCCGCTCGACCGGATGGCCGAGGTGGTGGCCCACAGCCCCATCCCCGTCCTTGCCGCGGGCGGGCCTCCGGACGGCTCCGACCTCATCGAGTACGGCACCGCCGTGATGGCCTCCGGCTGCCGGGGCCTGGCCGTCGGCCGCCGGGTCTTCTCGTCCCCCTCCCCCGCCGCCCTGGTGTCCCGGCTCGCCGCGGTCGTCCATGGCGGTGACAGGGGCGCTGACGGCATCAGCATGACCTCCCATGCCCCCAGCACCCCGAATACCCCCAATACCCATTACTCGACGATCGTGGCAGGTGTCGCATGA